TGACCGGCACCTTCCGGTGCGTCCGGGCCGTCGGAAAGCGGTTTGTCGCTGCCGGCAAGCGCGGGGTGATCGTCAACAACGCCTCCGTCATCGGCTGGCGGGCGCAGGAGGGACAGGCGCACTACGCCGCCGCCAAGGCCGGCGTGATGGCGCTGACCCGCTCGGCCGCCGCCGACCTCGCGCCGCACGGGATCCGCGTCAACGCCGTCTCGCCGTCGCTGGCGATGCACCCGTTCCTGGAGAAGGTCACCAGCCCCGAGCTGCTCGTCGAGCTCAAGGGCGGCGAGGCGTTCGGCCGCGCCGCCGAGCCCTGGGAGGTCGCCAACGTGATGGTCTTCCTGGCCAGCGACTACTCGTCCTACATGACCGGCGAGGTCGTCTCGGTCTCGAGTCAGCATGCGTAGCAGCACCCCGCTGGTCGAGCCGGGAGGCCGCCTGCGGCCGAGCGTGTCGAGACCAACGCAGTCCTATCGAGCGTCGACGGGACCGTGTTGGTCTCGACACGACGTCGCTCGTACCTCACGACGTCGGCTCGACCGGCGTGGGTCAAGGAGTCAGAACAATGTCTGAGGCATACATCATCGACGCCGTCCGTACGCCGGTCGGCAAGCGCGGTGGCGCGCTCGCCGGCGTACATCCCGCTGATCTCGGCGCCCACTCGCTGGCCGCGCTCGTCGACCGGACCGGGGTCGACCCGGGCGCCGTCGACGACGTGATCATGGGCTGCTGCGACACCATCGGCGGACAGGCCGGCGACGTCGCGCGGACGGCGTGGTTGGTGGCCGGTCTGCCCGACCACGTGCCGGGTGTGACCATCGACCGGCAGTGCGGCTCCTCGCAGCAGGCGGTGCACTTCGCCGCGCAGGGCGTCATGTCCGGCACCCAGGACCTGGTGGTCGCCGGCGGGCTGCAGAACATGTCGGCGATCCCGATCTCCGCGGCGATGCTGGTGGGCCAGCAGTACGGGTTCACGACTCCGTTCGCCGAGTCGCCCGGCTGGATGAAGCGTTACGGCGACCAGGAGGTCTCCCAGTTCCGCTCCGCCGAGATGATCGCCGAGAAGTGGGACGTCTCGCGCGAGGACATGGAGGCCTATGCCCTCGAATCGCACCAGCGTGCCAAGGCCGCGATCGCAGCAGGGCGGTTCGACCGCGAGATCGTCGCGGTCGGCGACTTCGACACCGACCAGTGCCCGCGCGAGACCTCGCTGGAGAAGATGGCCTCGCTCGACCCGCTGGCGCCCGGCGGACGGATCAC
The sequence above is drawn from the Nocardioides albertanoniae genome and encodes:
- a CDS encoding SDR family oxidoreductase — protein: MSTQKPEQPAPAYVPGHSLLEGRVVVVTAAAGAGIGAAVVRKVLEEGAKAVVVSDTHERRLKEAADALGEEFGADRITAVTCDVTQQEQVDALLDAADAYGGVDVLINNAGLGGTASVLEMTDEQWSKVLDITLTGTFRCVRAVGKRFVAAGKRGVIVNNASVIGWRAQEGQAHYAAAKAGVMALTRSAAADLAPHGIRVNAVSPSLAMHPFLEKVTSPELLVELKGGEAFGRAAEPWEVANVMVFLASDYSSYMTGEVVSVSSQHA
- a CDS encoding acetyl-CoA C-acetyltransferase codes for the protein MSEAYIIDAVRTPVGKRGGALAGVHPADLGAHSLAALVDRTGVDPGAVDDVIMGCCDTIGGQAGDVARTAWLVAGLPDHVPGVTIDRQCGSSQQAVHFAAQGVMSGTQDLVVAGGLQNMSAIPISAAMLVGQQYGFTTPFAESPGWMKRYGDQEVSQFRSAEMIAEKWDVSREDMEAYALESHQRAKAAIAAGRFDREIVAVGDFDTDQCPRETSLEKMASLDPLAPGGRITAAVASQICDASSALLVASEQGVRSHDLTPRARIHHLSVRGDDPVWMLTGPIEATRHALAKTGLSVDDIDLFECNEAFASVVLAWMKELDIPRSKVNVNGGGIALGHPIGATGARLMTTLLNELERTGGRYGLQTMCEGGGQANVTIIERL